In Dehalogenimonas etheniformans, one genomic interval encodes:
- a CDS encoding diphthine--ammonia ligase encodes MDRFSQYHPEEALVSWSGGKDSAYACFLAMRQGLNVRYLASMMTTNNNRLFPHYLTPEIMQAQSDAIGIPLVQQWVTVPAKVTRDKTRVTDYDAKFTDMLKKARIQGVTCGVFGVVSVGNPFYQQQHEWVHEVCRPAEIRPYLPLWGIDRQSILTNIIADGFKAIIVMCDNHRLGKEFLGRVLDEDLLAEFVERHRSTPDGKVGLYHTFVLDGPIFKKRLEVDESAEIKLNDMWYLDIKRFHQAEKSTKEPSIIYQEEELALV; translated from the coding sequence ATGGATCGTTTTAGCCAATATCATCCCGAAGAAGCCCTCGTTTCCTGGAGCGGCGGGAAGGACTCGGCTTACGCCTGCTTCCTAGCCATGCGCCAGGGGCTAAATGTACGCTACCTGGCCTCAATGATGACCACGAACAACAACCGACTTTTTCCCCACTATCTGACTCCTGAAATCATGCAAGCCCAGTCTGACGCTATTGGCATACCGCTTGTTCAGCAGTGGGTGACCGTACCCGCGAAGGTGACACGCGATAAGACCAGGGTGACCGATTATGACGCAAAATTTACCGATATGCTGAAAAAGGCAAGAATTCAGGGTGTCACCTGTGGCGTCTTTGGTGTTGTGAGTGTAGGCAACCCATTTTACCAACAACAACACGAATGGGTCCATGAAGTGTGCCGTCCTGCAGAAATACGTCCTTACCTGCCCCTTTGGGGAATTGACCGCCAATCAATACTCACAAATATCATCGCTGATGGTTTTAAAGCCATCATTGTAATGTGCGACAACCATCGCTTGGGTAAGGAATTTCTCGGTCGTGTCCTTGACGAAGATCTTCTAGCCGAGTTTGTCGAACGACACCGGTCGACTCCCGATGGGAAAGTTGGCCTATACCACACGTTTGTTCTTGATGGACCAATTTTCAAAAAGAGACTAGAAGTGGATGAGTCCGCCGAGATCAAACTTAATGATATGTGGTATCTGGATATCAAGCGCTTCCACCAAGCCGAAAAATCCACCAAGGAGCCATCCATCATATATCAGGAAGAGGAGTTAGCTCTTGTCTAA
- a CDS encoding response regulator produces the protein MSIIVRMNILIISRDQATSSLISNVVQMRWPESGKVVIVHKLDKTQMIGQDAYDLAIVDGDLKRPAMGIISRLRKYPNLPLLFVADPHGDQMETAWVLNHGCTDYLFKPINVDDLISTLESMDGVARLRTSPSARFPVINLNGSKN, from the coding sequence TTGTCTATCATTGTGCGCATGAATATCCTGATTATCTCCCGTGATCAGGCAACTTCATCTCTGATTTCTAACGTAGTGCAAATGCGATGGCCAGAATCTGGGAAAGTGGTAATTGTGCACAAGTTAGATAAAACCCAAATGATCGGACAAGACGCTTATGATTTGGCAATTGTTGACGGTGACCTGAAACGTCCAGCGATGGGAATTATCTCGCGCTTGCGAAAGTATCCTAACTTACCGCTTTTATTCGTTGCTGATCCACATGGCGATCAAATGGAGACAGCTTGGGTGTTAAATCACGGCTGCACAGATTATCTATTCAAACCTATTAACGTCGATGATCTAATTTCAACGCTTGAGTCTATGGATGGTGTAGCGCGATTGCGTACTAGTCCTTCGGCAAGATTTCCGGTTATTAACCTAAACGGAAGTAAAAATTAG
- a CDS encoding reductive dehalogenase codes for MSTFHSAISRREFMKGLGLAGVGVGASALVGPTFHDMDEMVAAPTAISRKPWWVKVVDTPPMPMDLSVLKPGRTKALPPTTPAQDNLGPYIAYFQKQFPDWKPSGHWSDYRNGHTAQQFADIKWDALVSHPWMIPPPAMKPPYIMGMRPQGFREYASWKERGYSSRWQGTPEEALKICKVSAQLAGAADLGVIPVDDNFLRVMWGNNGTTQYEFGDVEDFVFTPNDIAPTKVVIPKTCKWYLHWTSRNPYWQANQYCATAGYEGIVSEHPYWVNTLQSIENFLWGLGYLSLSNVHGTYQPSGYAGVMAGSSELGRAGYAMSPKYGLGMRAMWGFLTDLPLAETKPIDAGMWKFCHNCGICAEECTFQSIPKGDPTWEAPSDYQYADRYNPGYLAWRNDTTKCHHCPVCMTVCPFSRNNPSDASIHDIVKATTANTSVFNGFFAKMERTMGGNKFKHPDLVWEADFEPMGVWSE; via the coding sequence ATGTCTACTTTTCATAGTGCTATTAGCCGCCGCGAATTCATGAAAGGCTTAGGGTTAGCAGGAGTTGGCGTCGGAGCTTCAGCCCTAGTGGGACCTACCTTCCACGATATGGATGAAATGGTCGCCGCTCCCACAGCGATTTCCAGAAAACCTTGGTGGGTAAAGGTAGTCGATACGCCACCAATGCCGATGGATCTAAGTGTACTAAAGCCTGGCCGAACCAAGGCCTTGCCTCCTACAACCCCCGCGCAGGACAATTTGGGACCCTACATCGCGTACTTTCAGAAACAATTCCCTGATTGGAAACCATCAGGCCATTGGAGTGATTATCGAAACGGCCACACAGCCCAACAATTTGCAGACATCAAGTGGGATGCATTGGTCTCTCATCCCTGGATGATTCCTCCACCGGCGATGAAACCCCCGTATATTATGGGAATGAGGCCCCAAGGTTTCCGTGAATATGCAAGTTGGAAAGAGAGAGGATATTCATCACGGTGGCAGGGCACTCCTGAAGAAGCCTTGAAAATTTGTAAGGTGTCTGCACAGTTGGCAGGCGCTGCCGATCTCGGAGTTATTCCAGTCGACGACAATTTCCTTAGGGTGATGTGGGGGAATAACGGGACAACACAGTATGAATTCGGTGACGTTGAAGACTTTGTGTTCACACCCAATGACATCGCTCCTACGAAGGTGGTGATTCCAAAAACATGTAAATGGTACCTGCACTGGACGAGCCGTAATCCTTATTGGCAGGCTAATCAATATTGTGCGACGGCTGGATATGAAGGTATTGTCTCAGAACATCCATACTGGGTTAATACTCTACAATCTATAGAGAATTTCTTATGGGGCCTTGGCTATCTTTCTCTAAGTAATGTACATGGTACATATCAACCATCGGGTTATGCCGGCGTTATGGCAGGAAGTTCTGAGTTAGGACGAGCTGGGTATGCCATGAGTCCGAAGTACGGACTAGGGATGCGTGCCATGTGGGGCTTCCTTACCGACCTTCCACTCGCGGAAACTAAACCGATAGATGCCGGTATGTGGAAATTCTGCCACAACTGCGGTATCTGTGCCGAAGAGTGTACTTTCCAATCAATTCCGAAAGGGGATCCAACCTGGGAGGCTCCTTCTGATTATCAGTACGCTGACCGCTATAATCCCGGTTACTTGGCCTGGCGTAATGATACAACCAAATGCCATCACTGCCCCGTTTGTATGACTGTCTGTCCATTTAGCCGCAACAACCCAAGTGACGCGAGCATCCATGATATAGTTAAAGCCACCACAGCTAATACTTCAGTTTTTAATGGTTTCTTTGCGAAAATGGAGAGGACCATGGGGGGAAATAAGTTTAAACACCCTGATCTTGTCTGGGAAGCGGACTTTGAACCTATGGGAGTTTGGAGCGAGTGA
- a CDS encoding MarR family winged helix-turn-helix transcriptional regulator, whose translation MPKKPAVTPSPTIDLDWYLRILLFQSSHLLTKLWSRWLKKKKINLSGEAFAILHEINNFNGLPTPYSIAKSVIFEPAAVSAMIGRLENQGLVTKHKDLKEKHMVRVELTQNGRDLFENARQDIEAAGHDSMECLTDIEKEFLANILLKLRDHLLPQVYKQSKILVEYKINLK comes from the coding sequence GTGCCTAAGAAACCCGCGGTCACTCCATCGCCAACAATAGATCTTGACTGGTATTTAAGAATTTTGCTTTTCCAAAGTAGCCATTTGCTTACGAAGTTATGGTCACGTTGGCTAAAGAAAAAGAAAATTAATCTTAGCGGAGAAGCATTCGCGATATTACATGAAATCAATAACTTCAATGGTTTGCCTACTCCGTACTCGATAGCTAAGTCTGTGATTTTTGAACCTGCAGCAGTGTCGGCAATGATCGGCAGACTAGAAAACCAAGGTCTGGTCACTAAGCATAAAGACCTCAAAGAGAAACACATGGTTAGAGTAGAACTAACTCAAAATGGAAGGGATCTTTTCGAGAACGCCAGACAAGACATTGAAGCCGCCGGCCATGATTCGATGGAGTGTTTAACTGATATTGAAAAAGAGTTTTTGGCAAATATACTCCTAAAGCTCCGGGATCATTTATTGCCTCAGGTATACAAACAATCTAAAATACTAGTTGAATATAAAATAAATCTAAAGTAA
- a CDS encoding adenosylcobalamin-dependent ribonucleoside-diphosphate reductase yields the protein MLDFIETPTFSEVKLSANGLRVLEKRYLRRNRIGEMIETPEDMFHRVAKAVASAEFKYKSKANAGSVENEFYQVMANLDFLPNSPTLLNAGTEDGQLASCFVLPIPDSVEEIFDAIKHTALIHKSGGGIGFDLSQVRSKGSPVGKHPNAAGGPVALINVFAKAADYIRQGGIRRGCNSVVLSVDHPDILDFIKAKNDPLALTNFYNSISVTDDFISRVLAGTDYPLIDPHSGSEVKRLKARDVLNLIVDQAWHTGDPGLVFIDRINLDNPTPAFGNMKTLTGCGEQALLPYESCNLGSINLARMLMDNGDGLKIDFDKLERIVPLAVRFLDNIIDINHFPVKEVERATKLTRKIGLGVMGFADMLIRLRIPYNSTKAITVAETIMEFINDLAHKASQRLARERGVFPAWHGSTYEIIGIPMRNACCTTIAPTGTLSIIAGVSSGIEPIFAAVFVRNILDGENLLEINPYFEEVARERGFYSRELIEQLVTSNHLYLRKEVPEDVRKVFVTAHRVSPDWHVRIQAAFQRHTDNAVSKTVNFPKSATREDIARVFMMAYKQGLKGITVYRDNSRDLQPLSTSEEGVKLLEKIEYLSFQKRN from the coding sequence ATGCTTGATTTCATCGAAACCCCAACGTTTTCCGAAGTAAAACTCTCCGCAAATGGCTTGCGAGTGCTAGAGAAGCGTTACCTCAGGCGCAATAGAATAGGTGAGATGATTGAAACTCCCGAGGATATGTTCCACCGGGTAGCCAAAGCTGTTGCCTCAGCTGAATTCAAATACAAGTCTAAAGCTAACGCCGGCTCGGTCGAAAATGAATTTTATCAGGTGATGGCCAATCTCGACTTTTTGCCCAATTCCCCGACCTTGCTGAATGCTGGTACTGAAGATGGGCAATTAGCCTCGTGCTTCGTCTTGCCTATCCCAGATTCTGTTGAAGAGATCTTCGATGCGATCAAACACACCGCTCTAATTCACAAAAGTGGCGGAGGCATCGGATTCGACTTATCGCAAGTCAGGTCTAAAGGCAGTCCTGTCGGGAAACACCCGAACGCTGCAGGTGGACCCGTAGCGCTTATAAATGTCTTTGCCAAAGCAGCCGACTACATCAGACAGGGGGGTATTCGCCGTGGCTGCAACTCCGTAGTCCTGAGCGTAGACCACCCCGACATTTTGGATTTCATCAAGGCCAAGAACGACCCGCTAGCTCTAACCAATTTCTATAATTCTATTTCAGTTACCGACGATTTCATATCAAGAGTATTGGCTGGAACAGATTATCCTCTCATTGATCCACACTCAGGCAGCGAAGTTAAACGTCTGAAAGCTCGCGACGTCCTTAACCTCATTGTCGACCAGGCATGGCATACCGGTGATCCCGGCTTGGTCTTCATCGACCGTATTAACCTAGACAATCCCACACCCGCCTTTGGCAATATGAAAACCCTCACAGGCTGCGGCGAGCAAGCTCTACTTCCATACGAGTCATGTAATCTCGGATCCATCAACCTCGCCCGAATGCTTATGGATAACGGCGATGGGCTGAAGATCGATTTCGATAAGCTCGAGCGGATTGTGCCGTTAGCAGTTCGTTTCCTGGATAACATAATCGATATCAACCATTTCCCGGTCAAAGAAGTTGAACGGGCGACGAAACTTACTCGCAAAATTGGACTTGGTGTCATGGGATTCGCCGACATGCTTATCCGACTGCGGATCCCATATAACTCGACCAAGGCTATTACAGTGGCCGAGACAATTATGGAGTTTATCAATGACCTAGCCCATAAAGCCTCCCAACGGCTTGCTAGGGAGAGAGGTGTCTTCCCAGCGTGGCACGGCAGCACCTACGAAATAATAGGCATTCCAATGCGTAATGCCTGCTGCACCACTATCGCTCCCACGGGAACGCTGTCCATCATTGCTGGGGTCTCGAGCGGAATCGAGCCCATCTTTGCGGCGGTCTTTGTCCGCAACATCCTGGATGGTGAGAACCTCTTGGAGATCAACCCCTATTTCGAAGAAGTGGCTCGAGAGCGCGGTTTTTACTCCAGGGAACTCATCGAGCAATTGGTGACATCAAATCATTTATATCTTAGGAAAGAGGTTCCCGAGGACGTCCGAAAAGTCTTTGTAACAGCCCATCGGGTCTCGCCGGATTGGCATGTGAGGATTCAGGCTGCCTTCCAACGGCATACCGATAACGCGGTATCCAAGACAGTCAACTTCCCCAAGAGTGCCACTAGGGAGGATATCGCCAGGGTATTCATGATGGCTTATAAGCAGGGTCTCAAGGGAATTACCGTATATCGGGACAACAGCCGGGACTTACAGCCTCTATCTACCAGTGAGGAAGGGGTCAAGTTATTGGAGAAAATTGAATATTTATCGTTTCAAAAGAGGAATTAA
- a CDS encoding response regulator transcription factor, translated as MRFLVIEPVRADLEAINSIFKMCWHGILIIAAHTGAEAWETIEKRLPDLIILDLTMPDIDSFEMVKSVRLFSSVPLIVIDANQNESSLVRSFELGADDYLIKPLRPLELLARTKSLMRRISTNRNDQILVAGMLRLHASLHMAYLGDKEVALTRTEHVILRHLVENMGNTVSHRSIAQKVWGDDSVDSSASLRVYIEHIRKKLGDNSRCPSLILTETGFGYRLIPPETRVNEPVMV; from the coding sequence ATGCGATTTCTAGTTATCGAACCTGTGCGAGCAGATTTGGAGGCGATCAACTCCATTTTTAAGATGTGTTGGCATGGGATCTTGATTATAGCGGCTCATACCGGCGCTGAAGCATGGGAAACGATTGAAAAACGTTTGCCTGACTTGATAATTCTTGATCTCACAATGCCTGACATTGACAGTTTTGAAATGGTTAAAAGTGTTCGTTTGTTTTCCTCTGTTCCCCTGATCGTCATAGATGCAAATCAAAATGAATCGTCGTTGGTTAGATCGTTTGAACTTGGTGCGGACGATTATCTCATCAAACCACTCCGGCCCTTAGAATTATTGGCGCGTACGAAATCTTTAATGCGACGAATATCGACTAACCGAAACGACCAGATTTTGGTTGCAGGGATGCTTCGATTACATGCCTCTCTCCACATGGCATACCTCGGCGATAAGGAAGTGGCTCTTACCCGGACGGAACATGTAATTTTACGCCATTTGGTAGAGAACATGGGTAATACCGTCTCCCACCGAAGCATCGCCCAAAAAGTCTGGGGGGATGATTCTGTTGATTCATCGGCCAGTTTAAGGGTTTATATTGAACACATAAGGAAAAAACTCGGCGACAATTCACGTTGTCCCTCATTAATTCTCACTGAGACTGGTTTTGGTTATCGACTCATTCCCCCAGAAACGAGAGTTAATGAACCTGTAATGGTGTAG
- a CDS encoding YkgJ family cysteine cluster protein → MIEQQVHNVMSLQEQAYWRHLTDEYESYLRLMSLRNPMAVKFGVKSCQRCGQCCLRFCTPRPDEIEPIANYLKISVSELIGKYMVIDTPDCKTFFLRWAKHGEEDITGGRIPTLRTYDRGYCIMFNEKTRTCLIHPVRPREARYVKCWRQDNGLDRNEWGISAWKENDIYKFIGDCDPSLMRPPRAAGINKSPPTQRGLTA, encoded by the coding sequence ATGATAGAACAACAAGTCCACAACGTGATGTCGTTGCAGGAACAAGCTTATTGGCGGCATCTCACCGACGAGTATGAAAGTTATCTCCGTCTAATGTCGCTACGAAATCCTATGGCAGTCAAGTTCGGGGTGAAGTCCTGCCAACGTTGTGGTCAATGCTGCCTCCGCTTCTGCACCCCTCGCCCCGACGAAATCGAACCGATTGCCAATTACCTCAAAATATCGGTTAGCGAGTTAATCGGAAAATATATGGTCATTGACACTCCTGATTGCAAGACCTTTTTCCTACGTTGGGCTAAACATGGCGAAGAGGACATCACCGGTGGGCGTATACCCACTCTAAGGACGTACGACCGAGGATATTGCATCATGTTCAACGAGAAGACACGGACTTGCCTGATTCATCCGGTGCGCCCCCGTGAAGCTAGATATGTCAAATGTTGGCGACAAGACAATGGCTTGGACAGAAATGAATGGGGCATAAGCGCCTGGAAAGAAAACGACATATATAAATTTATCGGCGATTGCGACCCTAGTTTAATGCGACCTCCGAGGGCTGCAGGAATAAATAAGTCTCCACCGACACAGAGAGGGCTTACAGCTTAA